GCGCGCTCCAACAGGCGCCTCAAAGCGCTTTGATCTGCCCGATCCCCAGCGCAGGCATTCCCTCGCCTATGCCGTTTTCAAGCGGTGCACCAAACGCGTCCAGGCTGATCTGGAAACGATCCCCCGGACGAGTTTTGACCCCGTCGGCAAACGACAGCGTGGCTGTGCCAAAGTAGTGAATGTGCACGTCTCCGGGCCGCAGAAACTGCGTGTACTTGAAGTGGTGATATTCAAGATTGGCCAGGCTGTGGCACATGTTGTCTTCGCCACTGAGAAACTCCTTCTCCCAGATCACCTCGTTATTGCGGGTGATGCGGCTCATGCCGGACAGATGGCGCGGCAACTCGCCCACGCGCATTTCCGGGCCGTAGGCGCAGAAACGCAGCTTCGAATGGGCCAGGTACAGGTAGTTGCGGCGCTCCATGACGTGATCGGAAAACTCGTTGCCCAACGCATAACCCAAACGACATGGCAGACCGTCGTCACCGATCACATAGAGCCCGGTGAGCTCGGGTTCTTCGCCGGCGTCTTCGGCAAACGCAGGCACCGGAAAATCACTGCCGGGGCGCACGACAATGCTGCCATCGCCCTTGTAAAACCACTCAGGTTGCGCGCCCACCTGGCCTGCCGCAGGTTTGCCGCCTTCAATGCCCCACTTGAAAATCTTCATGGTGTCGGTCATACCGGCTTCGACCTCGCCGTCATGCTGGTGCATTTTGTCCCGTGCGGCGGCGCTGCCGAGGTGAGTCAGGCCAGTGCCGCTGATCAGGCAATGGGCTGGGTCTTCGTGGTCCAGTGGCGGCAGGATCTGTCGGTTTTGCAAAAGCGCAGCGTAGTCCGGGCCTGCTTCTGTGCCGCGCTTGCTGACTTCTTCCTGCAGGCTGTGTTTCGCACGAATAGCTGACAGCGCGAGTTCGCGGGTGCTGGCGGTGGCCTTCACGACGCTTAACTGCGAACCCTCGACAACGCCGACCTGGCGCTGGCCGTGGGTGTTTTCAAACTGAATCAGGCGCATGGGCCGGATCTCCGTAGATGTGGAATGCGATCTAGCTTCTGCCCGGCAGAGTCAGAGGCTCGGTTACTCGATGATGTTGAATTCGCTCAGGTACTCGTCGGAGATCTCAAGGCCCAGGCCCGGCAGGTTGTCATCCAGCTGGATGAAGCCGTTGACCGGCTGTGGCTCGCCCTTGAATACGTAGTAGAAAAGCTCGTTGCCGACTTCGACGTCGAATACCGGGAAGAACTCGGCCATCGGCGAGGCGGTGGTGGACATGGTCAAGTGGTAGTTATGCATCTGGCCAGCGTGCGGGATGACGGGCACCGACCAGGCCTCGGCCATGGCGTTGATCTTGCGCGCGGCGGTGATGCCGCCCACTCGGTTGGTGTCGTACTGGATCACGTCGACGGCGCGGCGTTCGAGCATGTCCTTGAAGCCGTAAGAGGTGAACTCATGCTCGCCGCCCGAGATCGGCATGATGCCCATCTTCTTAAGCTCCACATAACCTTCCAGGTCGTCGGCAATCACCGGTTCTTCCAGCCAGCGGGGCTCGAATTCAGCGAGTTTAGGCAACATGCGGCGGGCGTATTCCAGCGTCCAGCCCATGTAGCACTCGAGCATGATGTCGATGTCCGGCCCGGCGAGCTCACGCAGCGCACGCACTTGTTCGATGTTTTTGCGCATGCCGGCCGGGCCATCTTTCGGACCATAACCGAAGCGCATTTTCATCGCGGTGAAGCCCTGGCTCAGATAACCCTGAGCTTCTTCAAGGAACAGATCGAGGTTGTCGTTGGCATAGAGCTTGGAGGCGTAGGTCCAGATTTTTTCCTTGGTGCGCCCCCCCAGCAATTTGAAAACCGGCTTGTTGACCGACTTGCCCATGATGTCCCAGATGGCGATGTCGATGGCCGAAATGGCGGCCATGCCGATGCCTTTACGCCCCCAGGCATGGCTCTGACGGTACATCTTCTGCCAGATGTATTCGTTGTCGAACGGGTCTTCGCCAATGGCAATCGGAGCAAGGTAGGTGTCGATGATTTCCTTGGCGACGCGCGGTGCCAACGCGCAGTTACCGATGCCGACGATACCGTTGTCGGTCTCGACCTCGACCACCAGCCAGCCGTGAAACCGAAACGAGCCCATGGCATCACCACGTTCGAAAAGGATGTCGCTGGCGTTGGTGCAGAAGTGTGCCTGCGGCGGAACGACTTTGCCTTTCCACTCGAATACGCGGGTACGGATTGCTTTGATTTTCATGAGGACGGTTCCTTTATTGCCAGTGAATCCTGCGCGGGCGGGACTGGCTTTTTGTAGTTGTTTATTCGTTTCGCGTGTCCCGCACCGCAGGGCAGTTCGCGAGTCGATGGGAAGACTTTGCCAGCGCGGCCGGGCCCGCCGCTAATCACTTATGCGTATCCAGTGATAGCCACAGGTGATCGGCACGAAGAGTTCGTTGAGCTCGGGGTTATAGGAACGCTGCTTTTCTGTAGCCCACTTGTTGGCGAGAAATTTCGAATCGCATTCCCATCAGAAGCCTCGAGAACAAGCGCGCTCCTACAAAATCACAAGCAAAAAAAAGCCGCAGAACGCTCAACAAAAGCGTGCTGCGGCAAAAATGTGTTCGTACTCAAGTATTTGAAATCAGACGTTGCTCTGCCCCATGCGACAGGCGATTTCGAAGGCCTGACGAATCGCCCCTACATTGGCTTTGCCCTGCCCGGCGATGTCGAAAGCCGTCCCGTGAGCGGGCGTGGTGATCGGGATCGGCAAGCCGCCCTGCACCGTCACGCCACGGGAAAAGCCCATCAACTTGATCGCGATCTGGCCCTGGTCGTGGTACATCGTCACCACCGCGTCGAAGGCACTGGCATCGCCCTGCACTTTCAGGAAAATCGTATCGCCCGGATACGGCCCATCCGCAAGAATGCCTTGGGCCTGAGCGGTCTTGACGGCCGGCCCGATGATGTCGATCTCTTCGCGACCGAACGAGCCGTTATCGCCGTTGTGAGGGTTCAGGCCACAGACACCAATGCGCGGCGCCTTGAGGCCGTTGCGCTTGAGGGCATCGTCGATCAGGACGATGGCTTCCATCACTCGCGGCTGGCTGAGCATCCCCGGCACTGCCGACAGCGCGACATGGGAGGTCACGCGGGACGTCCACAGATTGTCCAGCACGTTGAATTCGCAGAACGGCCCGGTGAACCCCAACAGCTCGGCAAACCAGTGCAGCTCATCGTTGTGCGCCATGCCCGCCATGTGCAGCGAGGTCTTGTTCAATGGCCCGAACAGCACCGCGTTAGTAGTTTTGGCGGCGGTCAGTTCCACCGCGATTTTCAGCGTATCAAGACAATATTGCCCTCCGATGGCGCTGGCCTCGCTGCGCAGAAAATCGCCAACCGCGCTGCCACGAACGTTGTAGAACAGCGGCGTGTCGTCACTGAAGACCAGGTCATCAAGGGAATGGATCGGACGATAGGGAAACTCAAGCCCGGCGATGTCCATGCCACGGCGCATTTCAGCTTCATCGGCGATCAATATCACCTCGGCCTGGCTGCGCACTTCGGCGCTGGATAATAGGCGTGCGATCAATTCAGGGCCGATACCGGCAGGGTCGCCGAGAACCATCGCGATACGTGTTTTGTTCATGCCTCACTCCTTAACTGTTCTCGCCAGGGCTGCTCGCTGACGCATGGCTCACAACGGTAGATGCGTTGCGCGTTGCTGTAGAAAAGGCGTTCCTGATCGGCGCGCGGCAGATCACGAACGATGTGTTTGAAGCCGCTGTAGATGTCATCGAACGAGCCGCACAGGCTGTCCACCGGAAAGTTGCTGGCGAACATCGCCCGGCCGGCGCCAAACATGGCGATGATTTCCCGCACGATCCAGGCGTTGTCCTCGGCCCGCCACGGTTTGCCGCGCTGCCCCAGCCCGGAAATTTTCACCACCACGTTGGGTTGCTCGGCCAGTCGCGACATCGCGGCGTGCCAGCCCACTAAGCCTTGGGGGCTGCGGTCGGAGGGCAAACCTGCGTGATTAAGGATCAACGTGATGTGGGGAAAGTCCCGCGCCAGTCGTTCGGCTTCTGGGAGGTTCCACCAAGGGGTTTGCAGATCGAAATGCAGCCCCAGCCGATGAAGCGCTGCGTAACTGCGGCGCCAGCCTTCGTCGCTCATCAAGGTCCGTTGCTGCCCGACCTGATCCGGAGAGGTCGGGCCACCCGGTTTGTGCCGCACGCTACGTACGCTCTTGAAAGCCGCTTGCTCGGTCAGCAGCGCTACGGCGTCCGGGCGATCCAGCCAGGCTTGTGCCACCACGGCATTAGGTACGCCGTAACGCGCGGCAATGGTCGCGATGAAGCGGGGTTCACCCAGCGGATCGGTGGGATCCCATTCGGTTTCGACATAAACCGTCTGCACCACCTGATGAATGCCCACATCCTGAAAATACTCAGGCGGCAGGTAGCGGCGTTTGATCGCCGTGTAATCCCCGTAACGAAACGGGACGTTCACCCCTTCCGAGAGCCACGGGTGATGGTTGATCTGTGGATCCCAGAAATGATGGTGGGCGTCGACGATCGGGCCATTCCAGAGGCTTGATTCAGACATCGCTCGCCTCCTGCGCGCCGTCCAGACTGATCAGCAACGTGGCGAGCACGAACAAGGCCGCGCAGATCGCGAAGAACGCCAGCACCGCCCCGAATCCGCCGAAGAACTGCAGGATCACTCCCACCAGGATCGGCACGAAGATGCCGCCAACGCTGCCGGCGAGGTTCATCACGCCGCCGATCAAACCAACGCGGGCCGGTGCCGCGAGTAAGGCAGGGAAGCTCCAGTACAAGCTGCCCCACATCAGGAAAAACGCGGTCATCGCCAAGAGTGCGACGGCGGCAAACGGATCGGTCAGCCGTGGCAGAAGCAACAGCGCGCCCAAGGCAATAACGCCGGAAAACGTCAGCAGGCCCTTGACCGCCAGGCCGCGCCGTACGCCCTTGCGGATCAGGCCGTCGCACAGAAAACCACCGGTCAGCGAACCCAGCGAGCCGCAGATGAAGATCACGAATGTCGCGAAGCCGATGCCCTTGATGTCGAAGCCACGAGCCTGGGACAGGTAGCTCGGCCCCCAGGTCAGCAGACCGAAATACACCATCGCCCAGCTCGAACGGCCGACCAGCAGACCGGTGAGTGAGCGCGCTGCGATGCCCAGCCCTTTGACCTTGGCGCGAGCGGCTTCGGCGGCCGGGGTTTCGCGTCCGGCGTTGATCTTCTCAAGCTCCGCCGCGTTGACCTGAGGATGAACCGAGGGGTCATCGCGCAAATACCGCCACGCCACAAGGCCCAAGGCGAGTGTTGCGACACCGGCGATGACAAACGCCATGCGCCAGGAGTCCAGCGACACGATCAGGTAAGCGATGATCAAACCGCCCAGCGCTACGCCGAGCGGGCTGCCGCTGTCCATCATGACCGCGCCCCGGCTGCGCTCGCTTGGCGCCAGCCACAGCGATATCAACTTGCCGCCCGAGGGAAACAAGGGTGCTTCTGCCGCCCCCAGAAACATTCGCGCAAACAACAGAGACGCACCGCCAGTGGCGAAGCCGGCAAGCACCTGAAATGTGCCCCACAACCCGGTTGACCACGTGATAACGCGGCGTGGACCGAAGCGGTCGATCATCCAGCCGCCCGGAATCTGCAGCAACGCGTATGCCCAGAAAAAGCTGCTGAGAATCAGGCCCTGCATGGCGGGCGTTAAGGAGAATTCTTTAGCGATGGTCGGCATGGCGATGGACAGCGAGACGCGGTCGATCAGGTTGACCATGGTGAGAACGAAGATGATGGCAAAGATGCGCCAGCGAACGGTGCTGGCTTTGGTAACCGCAGCCTGTGCAGGGCTTTTTGCGAAGGTCTCACCTGTTGCGGACAGGTGCACGTCGGCGCTGGTGCGAGCCATGGTGCGTACCTCGGTTTTCTTGTTTTTATGAGTCGGTGATCATCGGTTTGATCGCCGTGTCCGCGCAACGTGTCGATTACGCAGTGGGCTCACTATCGAAGCGCGGGCGATAACCGTCTAATCAAACCTGGAAATACGGTGATAGCCAGAGGATATAGCAGCACATCACTCTTGGAATGGGGCAAGCCTGCACGTTAGCTAATGCTGCGCTCAGAATTCGTAGCGAGTGAAGATAGATGCAGGAGCACGCTTGCCCGCGAAGCCGTTTGCCTCCAGCCCAATGCCAATCGGACACACCGCCATCGCGGCTAAGCGCGCTCCTACAAAGGGTACGTGAGCACGTCTTCCTATAACCCCAGGCTATCGGTGTATGTGATGTTTTGACTAGACGCCGCAGCCGCTCTTTCACACACTCGGGTCAAGGTTCGCCGCATGCAGGTGTGGACGAGTCACTCATAACAATTACAAGAACGAGGATCACCATGCCCATCGCATCCTTTGGACGCGCCTCCCGTTTGCTGCTCGGCTGCACGCTCCTGTGCGCCAGCGCGCTCCCTACCCTCGCCATGGCCTGGCAACCCGACAAGAACGTCGAAATCATCGTGGCAGGTGGACCCGGCGGCGGCACCGATCAACTGGGGCGGTTGATTCAGTCGATCATCAGCACCCACAAATTCCTCGACGTGAACACCATCGTTCTGAACAAGGGCGGCGGCAACGGTGCGGAGGCGTTTCTGGACCTGAAAATGTCCAAAGGCGATGCCGACAAACTGGTCATCGGCACCAACAACATCTATCTGCTGCCCCTGGTCTCCAAACTCGGCTACGAGTGGAAAGAGCTGACGCCCGTTGCAGCGGTTGCCGAAGACGACTTCATCCTCTGGACCTACAAAGACGCGCCCTGGAAAGACGCGAAGGGTTTCTACGACACGGTCAAAGCCGACCCATCAAAAATGCGAATGGGCGGCAGCCAGTCCAAAGACGTCGACCAGACCCTGACCCTGTTGCTGAACCAGACCACGGGCAGCAAACTCGTCTATATCCCGTTCAAGAGCGGCAGTGAAGCTGCGACGCAACTGGCCGGCAAACACATCGCCGCCAACGTTAACAACCCCAGCGAAAGCATCAGTCAATGGCGCGGCGATCAGGTGCAGCCACTGTGCGTGTTCAGTAAAGAGCGCATGGGCTACCCGGAAAAAGTCGCGGGCGACAAAGCCTGGGCCGATGTGCCCACGTGCAAGGAAGAAGGATTGGGCGTTGATCAGTATCGATTCCCACGCACGGTGTTCATGCCGGGCGACGTCAGTGATGAGCAGCGTGCCTTCTACACCGAGTTGATGCGCAAGGTCAGTCAGACGCCGGAGTTCAAGGCGTACGTGACGCAGAACGCGCTGGTGCCGACGTTCCTCGAAGGCGATCAGCTAACGGCCTACATCGAGCAGGACACCGCCCGTGTCACACCGGTGTTCAAAGAAGCCGGCTGGCTGCGCAACTGATCGACCTTGCCGCCGCTGACCTGAATGCTAAGGCAGCGGCAGCCACCTTCTGGAGGTGACTCATGTCTCATTCTTCTCAATCGGACTCGCTGGTAAAAACAGGCGTCGTCGAGCTCGGCCTTGCCGCTTTCACT
The DNA window shown above is from Pseudomonas sp. BSw22131 and carries:
- the araD1 gene encoding AraD1 family protein; this encodes MRLIQFENTHGQRQVGVVEGSQLSVVKATASTRELALSAIRAKHSLQEEVSKRGTEAGPDYAALLQNRQILPPLDHEDPAHCLISGTGLTHLGSAAARDKMHQHDGEVEAGMTDTMKIFKWGIEGGKPAAGQVGAQPEWFYKGDGSIVVRPGSDFPVPAFAEDAGEEPELTGLYVIGDDGLPCRLGYALGNEFSDHVMERRNYLYLAHSKLRFCAYGPEMRVGELPRHLSGMSRITRNNEVIWEKEFLSGEDNMCHSLANLEYHHFKYTQFLRPGDVHIHYFGTATLSFADGVKTRPGDRFQISLDAFGAPLENGIGEGMPALGIGQIKAL
- a CDS encoding L-rhamnonate dehydratase encodes the protein MKIKAIRTRVFEWKGKVVPPQAHFCTNASDILFERGDAMGSFRFHGWLVVEVETDNGIVGIGNCALAPRVAKEIIDTYLAPIAIGEDPFDNEYIWQKMYRQSHAWGRKGIGMAAISAIDIAIWDIMGKSVNKPVFKLLGGRTKEKIWTYASKLYANDNLDLFLEEAQGYLSQGFTAMKMRFGYGPKDGPAGMRKNIEQVRALRELAGPDIDIMLECYMGWTLEYARRMLPKLAEFEPRWLEEPVIADDLEGYVELKKMGIMPISGGEHEFTSYGFKDMLERRAVDVIQYDTNRVGGITAARKINAMAEAWSVPVIPHAGQMHNYHLTMSTTASPMAEFFPVFDVEVGNELFYYVFKGEPQPVNGFIQLDDNLPGLGLEISDEYLSEFNIIE
- a CDS encoding 4-hydroxythreonine-4-phosphate dehydrogenase PdxA → MNKTRIAMVLGDPAGIGPELIARLLSSAEVRSQAEVILIADEAEMRRGMDIAGLEFPYRPIHSLDDLVFSDDTPLFYNVRGSAVGDFLRSEASAIGGQYCLDTLKIAVELTAAKTTNAVLFGPLNKTSLHMAGMAHNDELHWFAELLGFTGPFCEFNVLDNLWTSRVTSHVALSAVPGMLSQPRVMEAIVLIDDALKRNGLKAPRIGVCGLNPHNGDNGSFGREEIDIIGPAVKTAQAQGILADGPYPGDTIFLKVQGDASAFDAVVTMYHDQGQIAIKLMGFSRGVTVQGGLPIPITTPAHGTAFDIAGQGKANVGAIRQAFEIACRMGQSNV
- a CDS encoding amidohydrolase family protein; this translates as MSESSLWNGPIVDAHHHFWDPQINHHPWLSEGVNVPFRYGDYTAIKRRYLPPEYFQDVGIHQVVQTVYVETEWDPTDPLGEPRFIATIAARYGVPNAVVAQAWLDRPDAVALLTEQAAFKSVRSVRHKPGGPTSPDQVGQQRTLMSDEGWRRSYAALHRLGLHFDLQTPWWNLPEAERLARDFPHITLILNHAGLPSDRSPQGLVGWHAAMSRLAEQPNVVVKISGLGQRGKPWRAEDNAWIVREIIAMFGAGRAMFASNFPVDSLCGSFDDIYSGFKHIVRDLPRADQERLFYSNAQRIYRCEPCVSEQPWREQLRSEA
- a CDS encoding MFS transporter, which gives rise to MARTSADVHLSATGETFAKSPAQAAVTKASTVRWRIFAIIFVLTMVNLIDRVSLSIAMPTIAKEFSLTPAMQGLILSSFFWAYALLQIPGGWMIDRFGPRRVITWSTGLWGTFQVLAGFATGGASLLFARMFLGAAEAPLFPSGGKLISLWLAPSERSRGAVMMDSGSPLGVALGGLIIAYLIVSLDSWRMAFVIAGVATLALGLVAWRYLRDDPSVHPQVNAAELEKINAGRETPAAEAARAKVKGLGIAARSLTGLLVGRSSWAMVYFGLLTWGPSYLSQARGFDIKGIGFATFVIFICGSLGSLTGGFLCDGLIRKGVRRGLAVKGLLTFSGVIALGALLLLPRLTDPFAAVALLAMTAFFLMWGSLYWSFPALLAAPARVGLIGGVMNLAGSVGGIFVPILVGVILQFFGGFGAVLAFFAICAALFVLATLLISLDGAQEASDV
- a CDS encoding Bug family tripartite tricarboxylate transporter substrate binding protein produces the protein MPIASFGRASRLLLGCTLLCASALPTLAMAWQPDKNVEIIVAGGPGGGTDQLGRLIQSIISTHKFLDVNTIVLNKGGGNGAEAFLDLKMSKGDADKLVIGTNNIYLLPLVSKLGYEWKELTPVAAVAEDDFILWTYKDAPWKDAKGFYDTVKADPSKMRMGGSQSKDVDQTLTLLLNQTTGSKLVYIPFKSGSEAATQLAGKHIAANVNNPSESISQWRGDQVQPLCVFSKERMGYPEKVAGDKAWADVPTCKEEGLGVDQYRFPRTVFMPGDVSDEQRAFYTELMRKVSQTPEFKAYVTQNALVPTFLEGDQLTAYIEQDTARVTPVFKEAGWLRN